One genomic region from Rosa rugosa chromosome 1, drRosRugo1.1, whole genome shotgun sequence encodes:
- the LOC133716562 gene encoding L-ascorbate peroxidase 3-like, translating to MAALRSVKEKQLYLQEIQRARQDLRALIYSKNCAPIMLRLAWHDAGTYDAGTKTGGPNGSIRNDEELKHSANNGLKIAVDLCEEVKAKHPKITYADLYQLAGVVAIEVTGGPPIDFVPGRKDSKQSPPEGRLPDAKLGASHLRDTFYRMGLSDQDIVALSGGHTLGRAHQERSGFDGTWTKEPAKFDNSYFVELLKGESEGLLKLPTDKALVEDPEFHHYVELYANDKDAFFRDYAVSHKKLSELGFSPPSSGQKVGLALSIAAVLVLAIVWDQLTDPFLIWKQYNN from the exons ATGGCGGCATTACGGTCTGTAAAGGAAAAGCAACTCTACCTCCAGGAAATTCAGAGGGCTCGCCAAGACCTTCGTGCTCTTATCTACAGCAAGAACTGCGCTCCTATCATGCTTCGTTTAGC GTGGCATGATGCTGGAACATATGATGCTGGAACAAAAACTGGAGGGCCTAATGGCTCAATCAGGAATGACGAAGAGTTAAAACATAGCGCAAATAATGGATTGAAAATCGCGGTTGACTTATGTG AAGAAGTGAAGGCCAAGCACCCAAAAATTACATATGCTGACCTCTACCAG CTTGCTGGGGTTGTTGCAATAGAGGTCACTGGAGGTCCACCTATTGACTTTGTTCCGGGTAGAAAG GACTCAAAGCAGTCACCACCAGAAGGGCGCCTTCCAGATGCCAAACTCG GTGCATCACATTTAAGGGATACCTTCTACCGTATGGGACTGTCTGACCAGGACATTGTGGCGCTATCAGGAGGCCACACATTG GGAAGGGCACATCAGGAGAGATCAGGCTTTGATGGAACCTGGACAAAGGAGCCTGCGAAGTTTGACAACTCATACTTTGT GGAACTATTGAAAGGGGAGTCAGAGGGACTGCTGAAACTTCCCACAGACAAGGCTCTAGTGGAGGATCCTGAGTTCCATCACTATGTCGAACTATATGCAAAC GATAAGGATGCATTCTTCAGAGACTATGCAGTATCACACAAGAAACTATCAGAACTTGGCTTTAGTCCACCTTCTTCAGGTCAGAAGGTAGGACTTGCTCTTAGCATTGCTGCTGTCTTAGTTCTGGCAATTGTCTGGGATCAGTTGACAGACCCGTTTCTCATATGGAAACAATACAATAATTAG